In Sciurus carolinensis chromosome 8, mSciCar1.2, whole genome shotgun sequence, the genomic stretch AGAGGTGATGGCTACTTTCCCGACCTTGGACAAGGCAGGCATTTCTCCACACAGAAGCCACTCGGAACTGTCCTCTGGAGACGCTTACCTTGGTCTGCTTCTTCTCAGTGGCATAGACGATGGAGGTGCAACAGACTTCAGCAATCTTGCGGCCCTGACCATAAAAAGACCAGCAGCAGATTTCATCCCCAATGACATCCTTTATGAAGAGGACCCTTCCGTTAAAGCGCAGAGAAAGCTTATCGAACAGCTCAATGTTTTTCAACATATTGTCGTCCGAATTGCTGCAAAAGAGCATTCAGTAAGTGACCATAAGCTGGTAAAAACTGCCACTATTTGTTGGACACTACAACACACAGGATCCTACTAGAGGACGCTACTGGGGTCGCTGTCTCTCTTACctcatttcaattaaaaacaatcCCACGAGAAAAGCACTACAGCCCACATtgctcaaagaaaagaaagagcaattAGGTAACTGTCCAAGGCTAGAAACCAATAAATGGCGAGCTGGACCTCCAAAAAGACAGCTCTGGCCCCGAAGCCCATGCTCCTAACCAGTGGGCTCAGCTGCCTGCCCTGAACAACCAGAGACAGAATGCTGCAGAAGCTGGACCCCTTGCACAGGCACAGTGGGGGACAGCACCCCACTGACACCCATGACGGACAGAATGGCACTGCCCAAGGGAGACTTCTGATCGTAGGTCACTTCACAGGCCTTGAATAACCTCACGAAATTCCCCCTCTATTCCTCAAATTCCTTATTTAGAGCCACATGTTCCCAAGAGGGCTGAAAGGCATTCTAAAAACCTacatgcactgttggtgggattgtaaaggGTGCAGCAACTTTAGAAAAAGAGTTTGGCTGGTCCTCAGTGACTAAACTCAGTTACCATGAGACCtggcaattccactcctaggtatttatccaagagaaatgaaaacacatgtctACAAAAAACTTACACATGAATGTTCAAAGCAGCATTATACAgagcagccagaaagcagaggcCCAAATGCCCACCGACTCacgaatggataaacaaaacgtGGTATATTCATGCAATGGAACCATTCATTCATGCTACAGCACGGGTAAGCCCTGAGGACAtgatgctgagtgaaataaaccagtcacaaaggACAACTCACTACCTGATCCCATTCGTATGAAATGTCCCAAACAGGCAAATCCAGACAGAAGGTAGATTAATGGTTACTTAAGGCTCTGCGGGTAAGTGACTGGGTAAGTGACCAGGGTAAAATGTCGAGTGACTACTAATGAGAAGAGGGTTTCTTCGCAGGGTGATGAAGACATTCTAAGACTGGACGTGTTGAAGGCTGCAGAACTTTGGGTGAATTAACCCACTGACCTGTACGCTTTTTAAAGGTGAACTTTATGGCACATGTAACTACATCTCACAGCTATATCACTATCCACCTCTCTGCCTGCTCCCAGACACGCAGGGAATCACCTCCACCTAGAGGGGACACGAGGGCTGGGCCTGGCCCTTGTGCATGGAGGTTTTCTAGCAAATGCAGGCTCTTTTCTGGCTGACGCCTTACCTGGTATATGAGTATTTGTTGTTACTTCTGTTGTAGAGCAACTTCACGGATGGCTGTGggttgttttaaaaaaggaagaagacagtTATTTGGCACACTGGTGCAGTGAACTGCAGGTTTCCCAAAGGCCAGGGCCTGCCGCAAGGCAGAGAGGCCGACAAGCACAGCGTGCTGCCTGGAGGGGAGACTGGCCCGACAGCGGGGCCAGACGAGATGGGCGGCTCCCCACGCAAGCCCTGCTCAGGCTGTGCCCAGGCAGTGACACGCATTCTTATCTCACAACTTATGCAGAAGAGGCTCCCTTGTTTTTGGTAGCAAATGAAATCCCAGAAGGCTGCTTCCAACATACCTTATTTGAAGTTGCTATGAGCTTTTGTTCCTCCTTGGATGAAGTGATGACAGGGACCTTGCAGAAAGGCTCATAAGTTTCTTTGTTCTGCCGGAACAAAATATGCTTTCAGCCTAGGAGGTCTGCCTGGCATTGGACTTTTTAGGCTGACCTGCCAGGCAGACAGGCTTGGGTGAGGGGAGGCGGGGCAGGCGCAGGTTGGGAGGAGGAGACTTTCACGGCAGTGGACTGCGATGGGGAGACTAGGAGAGTTTTCCAGTAACTGCTGGGCCAAGGCTTACACTCTAAGGTGCTCGGTAAATGCTGACCTCGATGACGCATTTTCCACAGACTGGGACGCCACTCAAAACCAAACAAGCAGACGAAACATGATTTGATCAAGGGCTCCTATAACCCACTACAATGACTTCAAAggaataagaaaggagaaaaagaacgACAGCAGCGAGGTCCGAAGACAAAAGACATCAAAACCTCAAGGCTGGAAAGCAGATCACAGATGACGACGACCACAGAGATACAGAAAGTTGAAATGCAAgtgggcagaaggaaggaagcccAGAGTCCTCAGAGAACAGCTCTGAAAGCTGGAGGGGACAGGGCAAGAGCAGAGGATTGCTGGCACGTCACAGCAGCACTGGAGAGACCCCCGGATCCAcatcccttccctctcccctaaCAGAAGGAAGACccattgtctctttttctttcggtaccaaggattgaacccagagcacttaaccactgagccacaccctcggccctatgttgtattttacttagagacagggtctctctgagttgctgaggctggtttgaacgcACAGCCTTCTGagagttgggattataggcatgcgctaccacacccagcaagaaaGGTCCATTTTTTTCTGGAGTGGTTTACACAGTAGGGGACAGTGCTGTTACTATTTTAAAAGTggcgttatggtttggatgtgagttgtcccccaaaagctgacgtgagacaatgcaaggtttgcaGGAGAAATGATCAGGCCGTAGCCTTAAcgtaatcagtgaattaatccctgctgggattaactgagtggaactggaggcaggtgggtgtggctggaggaaggggctcactgggggcgtggctgtGGGGGCGTGGCtggggggtatatattttgtatctggagagtggagtctctgcttcctgaccaacCCGCAGCCGCTTCCCTCTACcattctcttctgccatgatgtccagtttcaccttgaaccctgaagaatggagcctgctgtctgtagattgagacctctgaaaccgtgagtccccaaataaactcttcctcctctacaactgtgatggttgggtcttttagtcacagcagtaaaaaaaaatctgactaaaatagtGGGGATCAGTGAACCACTGCAGGCTAGATGGGGAGTATCCCAGCCTTTTCCCTCAGACCCCAGAAGGCAGCCAGCAAGCACGTCCCACCAGACAGGAAGACAGTGGAGGATCTCTCCAAGGGGCATCACTACGTGCCCCCCAAAGGGCATCCAGATTCTGATATTTGTATCCCCCTGATAAAGCCAACCTATCGTCCAACCACATGACAACAGTCTGCTTACTCGTATCTGGCTTTCCAGAGTCTTACTCTTCAGCTTCAACGGAAGCCGAGAACCATCAGATTACGTGTGGGGAGCCTCTCCAACGTGAGTGAACCCAGGGCACGGAGATGAGAATGCACGGGAAGGGGACGATGAGGCAGCAGAAAGCAAGCCTCACACGCCATCATCGGAAAGACAACAGACGCAGCAGCCTCTGAAACAGGGCCGGCAGGCTCTGGAAATCAGTCTTCAGGGGACAAGGAAAGGCTCGTGGACAGCACAAATTAAACAGcagaaatgaaaacttcagagGGGTTGAaaagatacaattttaaaaaaagaattgaaaaacgcttgagaaagaacagaaaggtAATGTGAGAGATGCTGGGAGGAAAGAGAATGAGGAGGTCAGTCCTGCGGGTTCAACCCCACCCTAACAGAAACACCCCAGAGGGCGCGTGTCCAGGTCAAAGAGGAAACAGGGCCTCAATGTGTCTGCATGTTCCAAGATGAGAAACTGGAAAATCAAGCAAATTGATCGTGGCTGAACTATTAACAATATTTACACGTCACAATGTAAATTCTGAATACCACATTAACCAAAACTATTATAAACTATTCTAGAGAAGGCTTGGTGGGGGGGAGAGGATGGTGTGTGAGCTAAACTCCAGTTTTTTCTAATAATGCCAACAGATCACATAGAAACCAGAAAAGCCAAACACATACCAGTGTAAGTAAGTTATGTGGAAGTAtgaaagtaaacagaaaaaaactgctaaaagaaaagaGGCTGCCTTGGGGGCAAGGGTAGTTATAAGGGGATTTGGTGGTGGTTTCCACAGCAACCACGCAGTACCATCTGACTTCCCAAATGATACACGTGCATTACTTTAATAAACAAAAGTGAAGTGACAATAATGCAAATGCTGCGACACTCGGCTAGATGTGTTGGCTCACCACCTCAAGGCAGAGGTGACATGTGGCAAGGACAGTGCTTCCAGGAGCCTGGTACTGCGAGGGCAGACAGTCATGTAGCTTGAGGACGGCATAAACACGAGCCCCTGACAGCCCGCAGGGATGCTTCTGATTCTCTGCCATGGTGGAACTTTGCTTGAAATAAAAGGCTATGTCCAGAAGCACTTTTTTTGTGAGACTTTACTATGGCTAGACTTGACCCCTATGGTTCTGCCCCAGTCCAGCTAAGGAGTGAGAGGCATCTGCTATAAAGGTTTCGCTGGGCTCCCAGTGACCAATGCAGCAGAGTAAGTTCCAAGTGGATCAAGTTTAACACTCTGCAGGGTTAAACACTACTGAAGGGTCACAGTGTACACGTGAGTTGCCCCAACGCCATGGGGACTGAAATAAGTAGCTGGATGGCCCGGGCAATGCAGGAAAGCCTCTCTGACTGGAGGGGACAGGCTCTGGGGTTAACGTCCATAACGTCTCCAGCAGGTAGGAATGGCCCCCCAAGGTGCAGAAGGAAAACGAAGGCGGCAGGCATGGCTGGTCCCCGCCCCCCGGTGGGAAGGGGTGCCTACTTGCAGGGCCGCCTGGCACTCTTCCACCAGGCCCTGGACCAGGTAGTACTTGGCTTCTGCTAGCAGCTCCTCGATCTCCCGGCGGCTCTCGGGCAAGGGAACGGCCCCGTCTCGAAGGTAGTTGAGAATTGTACCAAAGTGCTTCCCACACCGGTCAATGAGGATCCAGCCTgcgggggaggaggaagggccgGTCACATGGGGCTCTTCCCACAGGAGGGACGGGACAGAACTGGGGTGTCTCCCTGCCCCTCGCACCTCCAGGGAGGGCAGGAATGCAGAGCGCTGCAGCCACATCTGCCTACCTTCAGACAGAGAGGACAGTctgcagggcctggggctggacACACCCTCCACCCCAGGTTCCTGTGGTCTTTGCCTCTGTGGGATGGCAGGGCCCCTGAGGCCTAAAACCATGTTTGTGGAGTACCCTCAACTGTCCCTTAGACCAGAACGTACCAAGAGGGGGCCGAGGTACTGTCCCTGGATAAAACAGGTCTAACTGACCATATCCGATGACAGGAGAAAGGCTTCTGGGGTACACTTCAGACTCTCCAGCAGGAGAGTCATTCCTAAGAGAACACAGATCGTCTCCAGACTGTGATGTGACCTCAGGCTCCTGAGGGTGACCCGGACACTCTCCAGTACCACAGGAAATCCCATCTACAACTCCTGAAATGAGCACTCATCAGCCAGAGACAGCAGTGAGACACAAAAAGGCGAACTCAACAGGTGGCCATCAAGCAGCCCCGTCCACTCTGGAAGATGGAACCTGCTTTTACCAGATAAGGGGAACGTCCCACCTGCTGACCAGAACTGGGCACAGAGAAAGTTCTTGGGGGGCTAAGGGCCAGGGAGTCCAGCCCCACTGATTCCCAACGTTCTCTTCGGCTTTGTCACTGCCTGCTACCTCTCCACTAGAGCGCCTGGGGGATTTCGGAATTCCTCTCCCGCAGTGCCATGCTCCTGCGTGCGACATCTGGAGGAGGAGCCCTAGGAGGCAGCGACGGGGAAAGACCGGCGAGCTCAAGAGAAAACGGCCAGTACTAAAACGCAGCGGTGGGCTGGGCCTCAGCCATGCGACCAGCAGGAAGACGTCAGGCTAGGGGCTTCACCAAACCTGGCACCCCGCGCTCCACGGTGGCCGGGAGGCCTAAACAGGCTCAGGCCTTTCCTTCCCCATCTGCTCCCAGTCTGAGGAAAGGACTGCCATCTGCACTCCTGTCCCCCTGTGCTCAAATCCCTGGGCCCTGGATATCAGAGGCAGGGGCCACAAGAGAGCAGCAAACCTGCCTTCGTCAGAGGCCAAGGTACGAGCCTGTCCACCTTGCCGTCCCTCATCCCCACATCCAGCACCTGCCTGGCGGCCTCTCATTTTAGgccacttttttttcccttttctgcaaTAATTGCCAGTAAGTTTGATAACAAGGCTATGTCCACGTTCCTCTTCTGAGGCCACGAAGCTGCTCGGCCTGCTGGTCCCGGGCCTTTCGTTACAGCTGGTCTCCCTCCCGAGTCTTCCACTTGGTTTGCCACACCGCTGTGGTTTCCTGAGCACAGCAGGAAGAAGACCGCGCACGAGGCGAACACCGCGGGGACACAGCCTGCAGCAAACCCGGCACTGAGAACGGAAGAGCCTTTGCAGGCAAGGTAATCACACCTCCCTGACCCTGGCCTCCAGATGTTCTCCCACCCTACGTCTGAGAAACAAAATATGGACTTAACGTCTTACACAATTCAGCAGCTGGAACGAGTACAGCAGCTGGaccactgccccacccccacccaggggTGTTCTCCACCTCTGGCCAAGAGTGGCCCTGCAGGAATGTGGGCCAGGGCTCCTGAACCCTGCTATTCCAAGAAATGccagaaaacagatttttctgtGAATCTCCCAACTGAATTTCAAAAGCTGGAAAACTCACAAAGAAAAAGTCATCCATCGGGCAACAGGGCAAAAACGCACGTCCAGATTGAACTGGGCCTGGCGGTTACCAGCTGGCAACCTGTTACCCAGGACcgaatattttctccaaaaagcTGGCAAGGTGTGGAAAGATGGGATTGTCTTCCCAACTGATCTTTTGGGGGAGCTTCACTCCCTGCATTCCACAGATAGAGTCCCAGAGAAGGTCAGCGACACTCTCAAGTGGGGAGGGCAGAACAGAACCAGAAACTGGAAGAACCTTGGTCTTTCAGAAAACGGTGAGCAACTCAGCTCAGCTGCTCCAGGAAGAAACTGTCCACGTTCTGACTGAAGTGTGGACAGTCCGGCTGCTGAGACAAGAGCGAAGGCCCTGAAATCAATTATCCAAGTGACAGCACAGAGTTTCCATAAATGAAGAGGCAGACCGTGACACTGGGCTCCGGCTCAAGAATGTCGTCAGGAAATGCTTGTGGAGAAGGAATCATACTTTGGACAAATAAGGGCAAAGGAGTCAGGCACTCTCTCCATGAGGTTTCGGTTAGCGTCTTGACTTTAAAATGTCTGGGTTGCTTTCAGCAGGAATCCACCCCGTAGGAAGAGCTCAAGGGCCTGCACACAGAACAGCAAAGGGATGTCCAGCAGCTCCTTGCTGGGGGGGCGTCTATCCCACTGCCACGGAGCATGCTGGCCCCTGAGCAAGGCTCCAGGTCTGGGCCGGAGAGCAGGAAGGGTGGGCACGGGCTGGGAGGTGCTACACACACAGCACAGCACAGTGGTTAGGAGCACTTGCCTGTGCTGGAAACCCAGTTCTGCTGCCACTTGCCAGAAGGCTGCTCTGGGGCCGGCGGCTGGGGTCGGCTCACCAGCTCCTAGCCCTACAGCACACTACGCACTCCCCCTCTCTGGGGAGGTCTCgtctctttcttcctctggggACAGTTCACAGAGCTCTCCTTGCCATATGAAAATAGTTCTACTCTATATTTTTGTGGTTCACAAAATTGCTCCATCTTAAAAGTTACCTGAAATATTTGTTCCAAATTCAGACTCTAGGAACCTGCCTCATTCCTGAATGCGCATCTCTAGGGCAGGGTCTCCAGACTTGGCTCTACTGACATTCTGACTGGGTGACTGCTACGGGGAGAGGAAACTGACCTGTGCATTGCGGGGCTTCTAGCAGCACTCTGAGTCCCAGGCTCGGACAACCACAATATCCCCACCCTGCCACaggctgaaaaagaaatcatcgATGCCTGAGCACCCGTGAGGTGGGTCAGAGACCCAGGTGTGGgcgggagtgcagctcagtggtagcgcactcgCCTGGCTGGCCCAAGACTCTCGCTTTGATCTCTACCAcgggaaaaaacaaaataacaacaacaaaaaaccctaaatGTAAAAAGCAAGGACAAATGCTGAGATATCAAAAagcttttttaattaaaaaagctATGACAGGTCAGGCTGGGAGAGCCGCAACACAGAACCACAAAGAAACAGGATCCGGAATACGTACCTCTGCAAAGGTACGAAAAATGTGTAAATGAGACACGGGCAGCTGAAAGATTAAACCCAAACAACCAAAAACTACAAAAAGACACCCAACACACTAGAAATTAGGAAATGTAAACTAACACAGGTTATTATATTAAAACCACTCGCTTGACAGATGTTAAAGGCTTGATTGACAGTGCCCAGTGCTGGCAAAAATTCAAACCACTGTGAGGAGGGCAAGCTGACGTGCCACCCGAGAGGGGCACTAGCGATATCTAATGAAGTCCAAGTCCAAGATGCTCTCCCCAATTTGCCCTCTGGGAATAAACTCTGGGGCAGAGTTCCCAGGGGTGGGTGAGAGCTTAACGCTGCAACTGCTGAGCCTCCTCACTTACCAAAGACAAGACAGGATCCTCTGCACGCACCAAGACGTGGCAAAGGTTTGAGACAATGCCCTAGAGAAACGTGTGCAAGGGAGGACGTTCAGGAACATTAACATTCCTAACGGTGGGCATTGGAAACACTCTACACAAACACCTACAGCACGTGGCTCCCGCGACTTCAGTAAGTTTCTGGAATGTTAATTAACTATTAACTCATGGTTTGAAGTCACAAGCATAATCCTGaataagcaaaagcaaaaaatacagcagcatttacagaacattttaaaGCACACCAGCAGGACATTGTTTAGGGACAAACAGCTGTGGTAAAATACCTAGAAAGATCCACGCCGGGTTCCCAGCCCTGGCTGTACACCAGAGTCATCTGGAGCTCTCTTCAAGGGCTCAACACCCCAGTCACACCTGGATCTCTGGGCCAGGACCCAGGTGCCAGTACTGAAGTCCTTGGATGGCAATACTGAGCTCCATCAGTGACCCCTAAGAGGTAACTTGTCAGGGAGACAGGTGAGCAGATCAGGTAGGGAGAGGCCCCGTCAGAACAGGTGGCACTTTCCTAGGCAGGGTGCTGACAGTCGAATGGCTCTCTTTCAGTCTTGTTTCCACGCCCCTTAATCCTACAACACTAGACAGAGACCTAAACACGTGGTGGGGGAGACCATACCAAGCTCCAGGGAGCACAGACGACTGCAGGACAGTGCTAACGTGAGTTCCAATTCTTATCAGCAAGGGCACCACGCAAACCCACAGGCCCAGGGGTGATGCTTACGAGAGCTCAGGTAAAAATTTCAGCACTGTAAGAGCTGAGCTCTCCTGGGGAGGAGTCAGGGAAAAGTCTCTGTCTGCCATAGTGGCCTCTCAGAAAAGCCACCCTGTAAGGAACTACAGCACACCCGCCCCTGAAGGTCAAGGTGGGCTGTCCCCTGCCTACTCTGCTTCCTTTCATGGGGTTCTTCTCTTTTATCTCTACACCCCGACCCCAGGCTGGACTAAGGCTGTCAGTAATGATACCTGTTGGCCTGCTGATCAAGTTCTTTCAATTTATCTGGcactgtatatttttttttttcgagtACTGAGGATTTAAACCAGAGCCCggtgcatgctaagcaggtgctcttctgctgagctacgcccccagccctttttttttttttggagacggGTTCTCATTAGGTTGCAGAGGTTGGCcctgaacttatgatcctcctggttagcagggattacaggtgcaccactGCAGCCAGCTTCAAGAGTTTTCTAACATCTTCATTCAGACCCCATAGCCCTGCAAAGCATCGTGCCCTACAACTGCAAAATGAGGGAAGAGGCTAAAAGAAAAGTTCACTCACCCAATGTCACAATTCCAATAAATGGTAAGTAGTCAAAATTAGCAAAAATGCACGACACTTGGAAATACCTCCATAAATGGCAGCTGTGATTGCTACCacgtggcagagccaggactcaaACCCAGATCTAACTTCCACACCCATGTTCCTCTGTTTAGGAATTACCTGTACGtggtaccaagttcaaacaggcAGATGGCCAGAGAGCAAAAGGGAGATGGAGACTCTTCCACACACCCTCAGCCAGGTGCTCTCCTGAAACAACCACTTTCTCAGGCATCTTTTAAAGAGGTCTAGCAACATGACACCTCGCTCTTCTGGGCCTTCAAAGCCCCTGTTCTTTTCCTAGGCAAGTGAATCCAGCAGTAGAGCTTGTTGATTGAGTGCGCTTGACATTGCTGTTTGTAGCAAACTTCACTGCAGCTCGTGGGCGCCCCACAGCCAGGGTGAAGCTAGAAGATGCGGGAGTCTATGCCACTTGTTCCCTACCGTGTATTTGACACAACACGTTGGCCAGGGGTCAGACGGTATGGTGTTTTTTCTCTGAGGGCAACAGGACTGCTCTGCCTGACAGCGATTACAGCCGAAGACCAAATACTCCATCTGACAGCCCAGGCCTCCACAGGGCCCCTGAGAGCTTTAGCACAAAACCAGCCAGTGATCCATAAGGCTGCCACACACTCAAGTGATCTGGCTCGGGAACTGGGCCCGTGTCAAACCACGAACAGCAGATGTTTCGAGAGTGAGTCCTGGGTGAGCAGCCTAGCCTTTTCTAGCCCCATCGTTGTTGAAAGAGCATTTTTACTTGAGATGCCAATTCCTCACTTGGAAAGGTAGCCACGATTTCCAACACTCAAAGGGGAACAATGAGAATTAAGTGAGATAACACCCGTAAAATGCCACACCAACAAGAGCTTTTCATGATGAGCAGGACTCCTTAGGACACACGTGACAGGTCTGGTGTCAGAGAGGACACTGCCTCTCCCGAGATGCTGGGTTCTGCGGGCAGCACTGGGCAAAGGCTGCTCCTCAGCAGGTGTTCACGGGGCAGTCCTGCTGGTACCCAGCAGTGTGCGCAGCTGAGTGC encodes the following:
- the Kctd10 gene encoding BTB/POZ domain-containing adapter for CUL3-mediated RhoA degradation protein 3 isoform X2, which gives rise to MEEMSGESVVSSAVPAAATRTTSFKGTSPSSKYVKLNVGGALYYTTMQTLTKQDTMLKAMFSGRMEVLTDSEGWILIDRCGKHFGTILNYLRDGAVPLPESRREIEELLAEAKYYLVQGLVEECQAALQNKETYEPFCKVPVITSSKEEQKLIATSNKPSVKLLYNRSNNKYSYTSNSDDNMLKNIELFDKLSLRFNGRVLFIKDVIGDEICCWSFYGQGRKIAEVCCTSIVYATEKKQTKVEFPEARIYEETLNILLYEAQDGRGPDNALLEATGGAAGRSHHPDEDEERERERIERVRRIHIKRPDDRAHLHQ